CCTTCTCAACTATCACCACTAACAAACAAGTATGAAGCCACTTAACAACACATTTCCACCCTCATCTAACGACGGAAAACCATAAACAAAAGCACCAAAAGAATCTTCTTCACAGTTGCACCTGAACTCATCCCAAATTGTCGTATCTCAATTGCATTGCAACCACCACAACGGAAATATCCccttatgttaaaaaaaaaaacatgagtaAAGTTTTGATCTCaaccattcattttttttttcagaataAATGCACTTTTAGGTTTtcctattttattaaaaatcaacttttaatctcattatttttaaaattggatttttcaGTCCTCCGTATTTTATGTTGCTATTAACAAAGACGACCAtgaaattttgtcaaataaaaataattaattaatgcttTATTTACGTTGTTATTAACAAAGATGGTCATAAagttttgtcaaataaaaataattaattaatgatatgaATTCAATTTAATTGTATCACATGACTATcacattataattataatataaggGACCAACAATCCAATTCTAAATATAGAAAAACAAGTTTATTTTGAGCAAAATAGTGAGACAAAGTGCACTtaattctttttacttttaCACACCACAACAATTCAAGCTCAACAATCACCATAAAGAGCCTTTTACATTTTAAACATTCGTTTGTACCAAACTCAAGGGTGTCACAATTTGTAACACATCTGCTGAAATTGGCGTAGAGGAGTGAGGTGGAGAAGCAGAGAGGAAGAGATGGAAGAGGCGGTGACCAGTGGGGAGTGTGATTGGACTTTTGGCGGATACAATTTTGAAGCCAACTTCGTTATTTACTCtacttttaattatctttttctataatacttttaattatttataatctCATTTTACATAATTTATCTACCATATATAATTAAGAATAATTCTGACAACACAATAATGAATTctacattaaattttaaattttttcctaATAAAGGGACACAAAAAGGAATGGagttattttattagaaaaggAATATGATAATTTAGAAGTTATAATGGCAGAAGATACTATGATTGTCTCTTATGTAAAAGTAAAAGCCCACATAGATGTGTTCCCACATGACATTCCAGCTTCTTTATTCTCCTCCCCCCCATAATTATAAGCCAGGACCATCcatgactttattttattttattacaggACCATCCATGACCTTAAGTGCACTATAGAGCGTATTTAGATCTCATAAATATGGTTCATGACAAAGTTTTAATCATAACAAATCAAAGGGAATAATATTTCTGTAATATTTTCCTGATAATATGTTGTCTAGCAACTATTATTATTTCTGAATGCTTAGACATCATGTGTTAGATGGTTCTAATTTGCACTATGCAACTAAATTGCAACCCAAATAAACAGTTTTGGAGGTCTATGCAACCACTGGCTGCATTTGCCTGCATCTTGTTCGCAATATAACCACATCTACCACCACAACTTAAAATCATGGACCAAACAACATTTTTAACAAAGCCAGTCGACAAATTTCCAGTCTTTTTGGATCACCATAGACTAAGTAAAGATCAAATGTTATTCATTAAAGAAGATAAAGATGTTAAGCTAAATCAAGTTATATCTTGATCCTATTACAAAGACTCATCTTATAGAAGGAAAATGGGACAACATTTTCAGCGACTTTTAGCAATATAAGCAGTTAAAGCAGCAGCCAAAATAGTAGTAGCAGATGATATCCCAGTCCACAAGCTCTTACCTTTATGTGCATCAGTCACAGACTTCTGCAATGACACAACTTGTTGCTTCATATCATTCACCATCTCATTCTTAACTATGAATGCTTTCTTTATTGCCTCTAGTTCTTCAGCAAAAGGCTGTATTTCTTCCTCgcgcttcttcttcttcttcgtagTCTCATTGAGAACCACTTCCACATCTTCCTTAGACACCACTGCAGCAGTACTCTTCAACAATTCCAAGGCCTGCTTTGAACTGATACGAGATGACTCAAACTTAGCTTTCAAATCATCGCGCTCTTGTTGTGCTGCAACAAGGCTACTATGTGTAGCATCCTTTTCGTTACTCAAAAGATCGACGCGGCTTCTGAGCTCCTTGTTTCTCTCATTCATCTTATCTTTCTCACTTCTCATCTTGACCAATTCAGCTGCACCTTGTTCAATTATTTCCTTGAGTCCCGCAACTTGCAACTCCACCTTCGTTTTCTCCTCTTCGTACCTCTTCATGATGGTATCCTTCTCAAGCTTGAGCTCATCaatttttttcacattttcAGCTACTTGTGACTCATAGTTCTCCACTTTGTTTTTCTCCTCATTGTATCTCTTTTGGATGTTATCCCTCTCAAGTTCCACTTCTTCAACAGCATTCTTATAATGATGAACTTGAGAGATTAATAGCTCGATTTTTTCCTCCATTACCACAACTTGTGACTCATAGTTCTCCACTTTGTTTTTCTCCTCATTGTATCTCTTTTGGATGTTATCCCTCTCAAGTTCCACTTCTTCAACAGAATTCTTATAATGATGAACTTGAGAGATTAATAGCTCGATTTTTTCCTCCATTACCACAACTTGTGACTCCAAGTTCTCCACTTTCTTTTGCTCCTCTTCAAAATCCTTTCTAAACTTCTCCTTCTCAACCCTCTCTTCTTCAACAATACCCTTACTATGATTAACTTGAGAGATTAAACCATTGTTTTTCTCTTCAAACTCTTTGCAGCACCTTTCCAACTCATCAACAGAACCCCTTACTATATCCATTTCACCTTGCAACTCAACAACTTGATTCTCACAGATAACTTTAACCTTTTCAATCTCGTCCTTCGCTCTATTCACTTCATCAAGCTCACGCTTCCTATCCTCCAATTCTCTCCGAACCATATCAAGAGTCCTATCAACACTATCTCTTTTCTCAGTCAAAATCTCAACACTCTTCTCCATCTCCTTCTTCTCTCCAACCAATTTGCTGTTTTCCATCATCATTTCTCTTTCCTTCTCCACAGCAACCTCAATAGTTTCTTCCATTTCGAGTATCTTAGCACGCAACACCGACTCTTCATTCCTCGAGTTTTTCAAAAGATCATCGAGTTGCTGCATCTCAACTTCAAGGTTCAAAACCTTCATCCCCTGAGTATTATTAACAATTTCAGCCTCATTCTTCTCCCTAGTCATCAAATCAATCTTCTCCTTCAATTCATCAATCACCTTCGCCGATTCAAACGATTTCCTCGAAACCAAATCTCTATCCTTCTCAAGTTCTTCAACCCTTCTTTCTTTCTCAGCCTTTTCCTccaacaaaatttgattttccaACACCATCTTCTCCGCATTCCGTCCCACGCTCTCCAATCGTAAAGCTAGGTCTTTTACTTGCTTCTTCTGAACATCAACCTCGTACTTCGCCTCGTTCCTCTCTTCCACAACCTTAAACCCTAATTCGTTAAAGTGGGTTTGAAAGAAAGAGAACAAGACAGAGTTTTGAAGCTCCAAGGCGAGATTTTGATCGGAGATTAAAGATTGAGCGTTCATGGCGGCGTGATTATCGTGAAGAAGAGATTGAATGCGGTTTCTATGATTAGTGGTTTCTTTGATAAGAACAGAGTTTAGGTTTTTGAGATTCTGAATCTGAATAGAAGGGTCATCGATGTTCAATGGTGGTGGGGTTAGCGTGTTGGGGTCATGGGATTGAGATTGGGAATGTGTCATTTTCTTTTTGGCCATATTTTGAATGTGCGAGAGATGGATGAGATGAGAGGGTGAGGGATTTTCTTGGTTTCTAGGGTTTTAATGTTTTTAGTGTATGGAGTGAAATGAATGAATGAGTGGAATAGAATAAGAGATTTGAATGTGTGAGTGGTGTTTGGctatttgaattcaaatttttgGGGCCCAAACCCTAATAATGAACAACGAtgtttatagtatttttttattcatttttcacaaGTTTCAAACTCAAAAAGTTACGCGACTCCCATAGATTGCATTTGTACGACACGTGTCACTGCAAGAGCTACACTTACATAcgggtatttttattttttgcaaaataaaaaaaaaagatttaccgttttttaatttattattatttatatccaacataattaataattttattttgtataaggAGTAATTTGTTTTAAGATATATTAGGAATAACTCGATCTTGTTATATTAGGAATATTTGATTTTGGAACTGTTCATGGAAGATCATTTTAACTGAAATAATCaaatagtaataataagatTGTTTAGTATTATTAAAGGAAAATATTAAGCATTCATGTTGAATAAATTTCACAATCATCTAACTAGCGATTTTCTTATTACTGACTTAAGTAAATTTAaagtattattaaaattgacatGATGctatatatttctatttttagtcTATTAAGATTAACAAACTATTTTCATGttcaaaatgataatttttttaaacaataattaaatgactaatatatcaatattatttgtaatataattttattgaaaaaataattatatttttttaatttaattttaaatgacttaatcaagttaatttttaattttgtatatttttttttttgttgtgttACTATTTTTatgttcaaaatatattttttttaactaaaacaataattaaatgactAATTATTTTTATGCGAATTTTCAAAACCAACGACCGAGTTAACGATGTTTTTGAaggaataatattatttatgattGACATTAACTTATATACATCaaaatttatacaattttacTACCTATACCCCATTTTATTACTTACACCCTTTACttaatcaaaatatcaaattgttctTGACACTAAATCAAAATTTGACatcttttttcaatttctttctcCCTCCATCCTGAACTCATTCGTTCATCATCTTTATCttctacctttttttttattacactCCTACTTCATCCATCTCAAACATCTCCATCTTCTTCCATTAGCTTCATCAAGATTTTCAATAACTTCATCCATCTTCATTTTCTCTCACTTACAtttcctcctcctcttcctcCGCATCAATATTTAATTaggtttatttgatttttgatttaGTAAATCATAGGGTATGATTTATGCATAAGATTTGTTGTTTAGTTAGGTTTTATTGAGATTGAAAGTGATTTTACATTCACCATTGGTGGATTGGAACAATACAGTTCATTCTACATTTTTGGAATTTTCAATGTGGGGTAGAGATTTACGTGATCAGAGTATGCGTATGATTACATCAATTGAGTTTGCATaagaataaatgaaaaataggtaacgtgaattaaaataatatacacCTACACAAACTCAGTTTGCGTAGGCTATGTAAACTGAGttagcataaaaaaaaaatgctcaAATTTATACATACTTTAATATAAAACAATACACTTATACAAACTTAGTTTGCATACTTAAATTGCATGATGTACGTGAACACATAATACATAAAATAGTATATGATTTAAGTTTATGCatcatttataatatatatgaactcacatcacataaaatttgattttgaagaaaaaaatacgaACACAAACGCAAATCAGTAAACATATATTATTAGTGAATTTAAGCACAATAAGAAAATAAGAGTTACGAGGTGTAAGTTATGAGTAAGAATTTGAGTTATGAGTATGTGATACGGATGTTAGATGTTATGAGGTGAGTGATAGTGATGAAGAGAGAAATAgacaaaatatgaagaaaatagTAAATGGCATTTTTGGGtattctaattttattaaaatttgattggGTGTTGGAAGTAAAATAAGAGGAGTaagtagaaaaattaaaatttatatttaaaatataaagataatcAAATTACAAGTTTTTATTTAGGGCTAGTGggagtttaaattttaactgaAAAAATTGTAAGCCATGTTTTATTTACTTCTCGACGAACTAAAGTACGAAGCAGATAATAGGTTTTCGCCAAAGGTTGTTAAATATTAGATCATTTGGCTCTACATTTTGATAGAAGCACAAATATGACCAGTTTCTATTTTTATGTCACTCATATATGACAATATATAGAGTTTGAATAGATATTATAATACTCGTTCTTATACCtgcaatttcaaaaaaaaaatgtatataaatttgTATTCGCATTATTATCAATCTTAATTGTTGTATATGCATTGTTATGATaccaaaatattcaaatatgtATAGGTTATCCGTGTTTGAAGTACAATGAATTGTTAAATCACaaatatcatatatcatatgaTGTTAACACTATTACATAAATATTCaaagttttttaataataattaataataaaaaagtatttaaattattaaaaatcatcatttaaacattttgatttaatgatattgatagaaataaaacaaaaaacaaaattaagtaTTAGACTAAgcacaaatttatttgaataaaaataaaataaaatttaaaaacaaatagatGAAATTAGTTGTTAACaactttatatatttcttaattATGGTATATTGCCAcccaaaaaaattaagataaatttgactaacttttattttgatttaatttatatatttagattgATAGTTTAAATACTATTACtgatgataaaatttatatctttattaacatttttatttaataataataatatgcaaGTGTGGAGTGGGGTAGATATCCATACCTGAACTTATATGCACTTATTTTTAGGAGTAATTGTTTGTATTTATAATGTGTTTACCATATTcgttatgtgtatttttttcCGGATATTTATGAGTCCATTTGGCATTTTAAATAGCCTGATCATCCTGTTTGAAGTCACTATTGTTTCTTTTGGGTACTTTGATCATTTTGTACCAATTCTATAATGCTCCCCATGTAGAGTAACACAACTATTTCCAATTTTATACATATGAGACATGTTTGGGATTAATATTACTTTGTGTAGTGATTATAATAGTATTACAATTACTACACAAACTAATATTCCTTCCAAACACTTATATTATTGTTTCAAACCACCAAACCCCTCTCATACTAACAAAATTAGAGTGAAAATCTAGATTTAAAatgcaaaatttatattttgatattttaaaaattagataaatttaCATTAATTCACTTTGACATAGTAGTCTACTGTAGATCGATAATTGAAAATTTGTCAAAACACGAAGGTAGTTATCTCAAGATAAATAGAAGTTCAAGATTTTTTCTACTCTTACAACTAAGATGGCGATAAAATGAATGAcaatttcacaaaataaaaaatactaaatgagtttaattttgaaacaccaatatttttttttttttttaatttaaagtgaCAAGTCACTGTATCTCATGCATTACAGCAAAAGGGGTCATAGACTTCTACTTTTAGAAGCCgacaaaattaattgttaaagcttaagatgaatttgaagtaataatttatgattgagGAGTAGAATTATTTGTCCTAAAACAATCTCACAGTTTCAATAATTGAGCTGTTGTTTAGAAGTAAACACACACACAAGGGAGATGCTGCCTTGAAATTGTCAGTTGTTATAGTATGATTTGATTTGAAAGACCCCCACGTTTAACCCTATTAAGAACACGTGGCTATATCAACGCcagttaaataataataataataataatccaatTTATATCTTCATTGAGTGGGGGCTTTGTACCCTCCTTGTCCCTTGCTCCTTAATTTACATATTCACGCACATGCTTATATTAATCTTGCTTTCTAGTTATTATACTACAACAATAAGAATGCAAAATAAGGCACAAATCTTGTTAACTAATATTGGAGACTTTGGAACAACACTAAAACAACGTTGAATCAAATGTTTTAGAATTATAagagattttttatattatatttttttaagttttgagTGGAGATGTAGTGTCGAGGTCTCATAGAAGTTTTagatttttagtttattattgTTTCCGAAGCTCTTCCATACTCTTTGATAAGTGGTATgattattatgatttaatttgACGGGGAAGCGTGAGTGAGATTCTTGTATAGATAAATCTAGTGACGTGAATTACTcatatttaagagaaaaattgttgaaattcaACTATGAGTGGTTAGCCCCAATTTGATTAGAGATGAAAGAAATCTTAAATACGTAATAAAGATGACCTATATACTTAATGTCCTAAAATTTTAGATACAGATACGCTGGCAAAATCTTAGGAAATTTGTTGCTACCAGCACTCCGAGCATGCAAACATTTGACAATATATACTACTATAACAAACATTGTTTTAGTAAAACAAAGTAATTGATTAATAGAACACGTTCTCTGTAAATTGTTTACTTATTAggagtaaaaatatattatcagcTACTCTGTCATTGCTAATTTGACACATTACAGCTAGCTAGCTTGCAAATGACATGTTGACCTTGTAAAATACACCACCATTCATTGAATGTAGCTAATCGAATATATAATTagtctaataaaaaatacaacattACAAAGCCATTAGTCGGTTGaattacttttaatatattcaaatttGAGGGGTTCAAGTTTTGTACATGTTATACTAAATAACATTATTAACGGttggtttgagaaattgacTACATCTCTAGTAAAGTTAAAGTACCCTTGTAGTTACCAACATGATAGGCACAGTTAGTTAGGTTAGTCTCTGACTCTTGATCAGAGATACGTAGTTAACccaaaaatgaaaattacatTGAATAATAGTTAATTTCTACTAGCAGATCAAGTGTCTTTGTTCTAAAGTGTGATTGCAGTTACgtttttaatattgaaattgcagtaaaatacaaataaatgtgACTGCAATTGCGGTTGTAATACCTGTGTAGACACAAAAAACTTTATATTGTAACAACCATTTTGCAGTTActataatttataactatagGCAACTAGACTCTATTAATTTATAGTTATAGAGAATTATTGAGGCCTGTCATATTAATTAGTTAGCAAAGATAAAGACAGTTAGTTAATATTGCACATTTTATCTGTAATTTGTAAACCACAGAAACATGCGTTATTCACATTGATTTTGGACCAAATATGGATCAACTCTGGCTTTAAATGATAAAATCCAATTTAAAGACCAAGATCCACATGACAAAATCATAAACAACTTTaaaacacaacacaacacataGATGGTGGTTTTGTTTGCATATCACAATTGCAACAAACATCACTGCCTCTTATAATCACACTACCTTGAAATTAACCTGATCCTCGTAATGCCAAAATCTGCTGCTCCATCTACAATCAGATACACAGACAGAACAAGtgatttaaaaatgatataattatataatcagCTTCTcatgattaaatatatatatatatatagaaaaacaGTACATATAAGATCTTCTACTCCTTACCTTGAAGAGAGTCTCAAGCTTGTTTTTCACCAAGGAATACTCATGTTTTACTTGTTGCAAGCTTTTCAAACACCTACATACCAATCATTGAGATTTTtcacaaagaaagaaaaaaaatccatacACACAACTAGGACACATGTTCCGTGTAAGTACTTTGGTTGGTGAGCTAAAAGACGCTGAAGAAGATTTAAAAAGGAAGTTTCCAGTTTAAACACGGAAAAACTAACCTAACAACTAATTTACTAACATTTGCTTATaagaaaaaaacacaattaGGACACATGATATTTTGACAAGATTCATATATATCATCATATCATATACTTTGGATGTAAGAATTTTGATATGGAATTGCCAAGATGATTACCCTTCAATGTTTTGCTCCGTGGAAAAGTTGCGGAAGGAAATGCAGGCTTTATGAACTCTTTCTGCACCAATGCTGCATTTTGCCCAAATAATCATTATCAAGATAGTTATAAAAACACTTAGAACAAGAGTGAAAAATATGGGTGAAAAAATTTCCACAACTCTCATTAATATGAACTCGGATGCTCTATAGTATAGTATGGTGTAGCAGTAGTAGAAAAACTTtagacaaataaattttttaactttataaatatgAGTGTTTTTTCAATATAGCTACCaatcaaaattttgttatatagtaGTAGTATTAAGTTTGGGTTAATTGATAAACTACTAGCTATAAAGAATGATTACCTGGAGCTGCTACCCTTCAATTGGTGAACATGAGCATCCAAccttttaaaatcaatattttgttGGCCTCTGTTTGATATGCATCAAcattgaaaatatgaattttgtttttatataaccaaaatatgacatatataaaaaacaagaaaattttaattattttcttacaGTGTTGTAGTAAGCTCATTAAGAAGCCTCTCTGCATCATCAAAAAAGAGAGTAACCacttcaacaacaaaatttggGTGGCTTTCATCTTGAAGTTGTTCAAGTTGGTTAAATTGATCATCTAGAAATCCCTTTTTTCCAAACAATAGTATAGTGAGTAAATAATACAACAGACATAGCTCAATGTAATGTAATGGAAATTGTACTAATTAACTACCTCATGAAATAAGGAAGAAATATAATCTAAAAGTTGCTTCTGAAGCTGAACCACAATACCATCCATTACTAGTCTCAGCTTTTAGTAAGTCACTTTGATATCTTAGTTAGATACACATTACCTAAGGTTTATATAATGTGAATTTTGTTCTCAAACAGGAAAAAGTATCatatgtgttttgttttattttattgtatagtatttaatatttaattttttttttgtaatttaataaatacagAAAgagtaatatttaaattaagcaAGTAACTCACTTATTGTGTTTCTGTTCATTGCTTCCACACCAACTTATCGTTCAATGACAGCTTAATGTTTACTATATAGGATTAGGATGACTGGATCTAAAACTCATGCCACATACCATTCATCTTTccatctttttcattttgtaattattgcCTCCCTCTCTTTTGTTACCTCCCTCATCatgatttccttttttttttaaattaaaaaaattgctaAAACCGAAAAAACGGAATGTATAAATGATATTTACTAATAGTATAAAACGACAAAATgtcttatttataaatatgataaaatagaaatatctGAATTATCTATgtctctaaaattttaatattgacaacgtcaaaatgattaattaaatcTGCATTAAATTAAagttaatttatcatatttaaattaaatggacACCACAACTAGACATAAACCAAAACAACTTACCCCAAGATGACAATTTGACAAACAAACAACGTATATTAAGACGACGGAatgataaaaaacaataaaaagaaattaaatatttgtaaaagtAAGTTATTTAGAggaaataaaaggaaaaaataatttaaaaggatGACTTCAAATAAAATTCACTTTGAACCACACATTTAAGTGAAAAAACTAGAAAGAGAACTTGCGTTGTCATCTCTTAAAAGCTACGTGTAagcttttataataataataataataataataataataataataatgataataataataataataataataataataataataataataataattattattattattattattattattattattattattattattattattaatcaatcaGTCTCATATTAAATACTTCATTTATATCATAATGAATGACTTAATTTAcgattttatataaattaaaaaaagtatataaataaaagagagaaagagaaaataatatttttacaaaaatatatttattaagtatCAGTGCATGTTTTCATCATTATTAttgatgtaaaataaaatattaaactgaAAACTATacttgtaatattaattaaaagatacaattgcaaaataataattaatatcatattaaaaaattgaaaaggtaatttatttttgaataattttttaacttataaatgaattatttattgtGGGATAGAGAGAATTACATTTTAACTATAcacttcttaaaaaaatattagttgtattaattttaagaGTAAAAGAATATACTAAAActaaaatacttaaattaattgaagtaattgaaagtaataataatagaataaCAAGTAATTagtaatttgattaaaaaaatatttcaatcatAATAGATATAACGAAAGAAAaagagtgttttttttttaattccataAATAATCCAAGGCTATGGTTTTCATTTAAAAAGTGAATGAtaatttttgggtgattttacTTTTGACCCTCccttcaaaaattcaaattagttattaaatcattaaaatataaattagtttagtctttaatgttaaaattattaaaaaattattttaatatttaattatatttttcaaaaaattttatgataataaattatatttcttaaagACTACTTTGATAACGGAAGGATTAATTAAAAGACtgaattaaaaatcaaatttgataCTTAAATATTggtttaactaaaaaaatctcaatggctaaaaaaaaaaagttttggaTGACTTTTAAGTTGGTAATGGGCTAAtagcacttttttttttttatttcaaagtcTAGAGTCTAGATCTCTCACTTCCCGGCATATTGCTAAAAATAAACATAAGTTGCTTTTTGTGAACTATAAAGCACAAGCAATAAAGCCAATCTAATCTACCATAAGgcttataaatccaaaacaagAACATGAGAGACTATATATCCTTGACTTACAAATTGAAGGGGCCAATTATGGGGTGACATTCTTTTTTCTTGGTAACACAATCCACTTACTTCACGGCTCAGTCACTTAGGAGAAAGGGAAACAAGTTTAGAGAGGAtgctaaattatttttagatttacaTCTCTCTTTTTATTCTCTTATTTCTatatgcacaagaattgtttaTGTATCTATTTCTCTCATAATATAATGGATTTTGATACGACACTCCACACcgtatattatttttctctcataATATCCGTAGCAAAAAATTGGATTTGCAGCTTGATTCGTGATCATCGTGGCTCGATCAGCTTGGTCGTCTTCAACGACGGAAGTACATGAAGGCGAAGCTAT
The genomic region above belongs to Cicer arietinum cultivar CDC Frontier isolate Library 1 chromosome 4, Cicar.CDCFrontier_v2.0, whole genome shotgun sequence and contains:
- the LOC101513261 gene encoding uncharacterized protein; translation: MAKKKMTHSQSQSHDPNTLTPPPLNIDDPSIQIQNLKNLNSVLIKETTNHRNRIQSLLHDNHAAMNAQSLISDQNLALELQNSVLFSFFQTHFNELGFKVVEERNEAKYEVDVQKKQVKDLALRLESVGRNAEKMVLENQILLEEKAEKERRVEELEKDRDLVSRKSFESAKVIDELKEKIDLMTREKNEAEIVNNTQGMKVLNLEVEMQQLDDLLKNSRNEESVLRAKILEMEETIEVAVEKEREMMMENSKLVGEKKEMEKSVEILTEKRDSVDRTLDMVRRELEDRKRELDEVNRAKDEIEKVKVICENQVVELQGEMDIVRGSVDELERCCKEFEEKNNGLISQVNHSKGIVEEERVEKEKFRKDFEEEQKKVENLESQVVVMEEKIELLISQVHHYKNSVEEVELERDNIQKRYNEEKNKVENYESQVVVMEEKIELLISQVHHYKNAVEEVELERDNIQKRYNEEKNKVENYESQVAENVKKIDELKLEKDTIMKRYEEEKTKVELQVAGLKEIIEQGAAELVKMRSEKDKMNERNKELRSRVDLLSNEKDATHSSLVAAQQERDDLKAKFESSRISSKQALELLKSTAAVVSKEDVEVVLNETTKKKKKREEEIQPFAEELEAIKKAFIVKNEMVNDMKQQVVSLQKSVTDAHKGKSLWTGISSATTILAAALTAYIAKSR
- the LOC101512935 gene encoding histidine-containing phosphotransfer protein 1-like → MDGIVVQLQKQLLDYISSLFHEGFLDDQFNQLEQLQDESHPNFVVEVVTLFFDDAERLLNELTTTLGQQNIDFKRLDAHVHQLKGSSSSIGAERVHKACISFRNFSTEQNIEGCLKSLQQVKHEYSLVKNKLETLFKMEQQILALRGSG